TCCCTATGCAACTGTCTTTGGATTACCGTTAGCGTTGTATGGATTTTTAGCTTACGTCAGCATGATCGGGTTTGCGATCTCGCCCTTGCTAGTCAATCCCGAAAAAGATAAAACGTTGCGCTCAAAACTCGAAAACTGGACAGGGTTGCTTCTATTTATGGGTGCAACGGCGATGGTAATTTTTAGCGGCTACTTAATGTATCTGATTGCATTCGAGATCAAAGCCGTTTGCGTTTACTGTGTGGGTTCTGCTTTACTATCATTTAGTTTGTTTGTGTTGTCGATCGTCGGTCGTGATTGGCAAGATCTAGGACAACTCTTTTTCAGTGGAATTGTCGTCGCAATGGTTGTCTTAATTGGAACGATGGGCGTTTATGCAGGAGTGAAGAATCCTGAAATTGCCGATCGTGCCATTCCTGGAGAAGCAGGTTTACCGATTACGACTTCATCGGGTGCGGCTGAACTGGCGTTAGCGACTCATCTCAAACAGGTGGGAGCGAAAATGTATGGCGCATTTTGGTGTCCTCACTGTCATGACCAGAAACAGCTTTTTGGCAAAGAAGCATTTAAACAGATTGATTACGTCGAATGCGATCCGAAAGGGAAAAATCCGCAGCCTGATGTTTGTCAAGCAGAAGGTGTGAAAGGATATCCAACCTGGAAAGTAAATGGTCAGACGGTTTCTGGAACACAATCTTTAGAAGAACTGGCACGGCTGTCAGGCTATCAAGGCGCACGGA
This genomic interval from Leptolyngbya sp. NIES-2104 contains the following:
- a CDS encoding vitamin K epoxide reductase family protein, with the translated sequence PYATVFGLPLALYGFLAYVSMIGFAISPLLVNPEKDKTLRSKLENWTGLLLFMGATAMVIFSGYLMYLIAFEIKAVCVYCVGSALLSFSLFVLSIVGRDWQDLGQLFFSGIVVAMVVLIGTMGVYAGVKNPEIADRAIPGEAGLPITTSSGAAELALATHLKQVGAKMYGAFWCPHCHDQKQLFGKEAFKQIDYVECDPKGKNPQPDVCQAEGVKGYPTWKVNGQTVSGTQSLEELARLSGYQGARNFQNVKPSPQ